The sequence below is a genomic window from Citricoccus muralis.
GCGGCGCGCCAACCGGCCGCGTGCGGCTTCGCGCTCTGCGGCCACCAGGTCCTCCGGGCTGCCCACCACATGCACGGTGCCGGCTCCGGCCACACGCTCATCCCGCCACGGCAACGGCCCGTCCAGCAGTAAGTCGAGCTTGTAGGCGGCGGTGCCGTAGCGCCAGCTGGAGAGACGACGGCGGGTGCCGCGGCTGAGCCCGCGATCGGGGAGGCCGCCTAATTGCATGACCTGCCCCGGGGTCAGGTTCAGCACGACGGCGTCCGCCGGTGGTAGCTCGCGTAGATCCGACACCGGGGTATTCAGGTGCAGTCGGGCGCCGTGCGTCTCGAGTACTCGCACCAACGCATCCACCACCGCGCCGGTGCCGCCGCGGGCCACCGGCCAGCCCGAGGTCATCCCCAGTGCGCCGAACAGGGCGCCGAACGCGCTGGTGAACGGATGCTGCAGGGGTGCAATCGCGTGCGCCGCGGAACCCATGAAGAGCGCCTTGGCTGCCGGGGTTCGGAACATCGAAGCGGTCACCGTCGCCGGCGGCAGCGCCAGCGGGCCGAACCCGGCCAACCGTAGCGGATGTGCCGGCCAACCCAGCATCGGCGCCAGTAGATTCTCCACGTGATCGCCGATGTGCTCGGTCAGTCCGCGGTGCAGCCGCGTCCACGCAGTCTTGTCCTCGCCCAGCCCCGACGCCGTCGCGTTGAGGTTCTGCCTCAGCAGTGCGGCGGGTGTATCCGGTAGCGGGTGTGCCATCGGGAACTCGGGGTGCAACCATTCCAGGCCGTGATTCGTCAGCTCCAGTTCACGGAATGCGGGACTCGCGACGCCGAAGGGATGCCCGGCTGCACCCTGGTCCACCACCACGCCGTCGCCAAAGATCGACGTCGTCGACGCCGCTGCGCCACCGGGGTGGGGGGACTGCTCAAAGATCTGCACGTCCCATCCTGCGCGCGCCAACAGGGCGCCGGCGGTGAGTCCGTTCGGGCCGGATCCCACCACGGAAACATGTCCGGGGCTGCGCGCAAGAGTGTTCACGTTTACGACTCTATCCGCTGGACGTGAGGGGAGGGTGAGAGCGCACGGTGCGACTCAAGGGCGGAAGGCCATCTCTCGACGCCACGGCATCGCTCCAGGTCAGAGCCTTGTTTAGGCACAGGTTATTAAGGAAACGTGAATTTGCTAAATAGCGCTTAGGGTGACCTAAGCAGAATTCACAGGGTTCTTTCAGGTTAACCCCTGGTGCTTGGCTTCCCGGGCCCTTAGGCTGTAAGTACCTCATCAAGGTGCGAGTGATGACAGGGCCCCGGCCTCGACAATATGCGTTCCCCTCACGCAGTCGAGACCGGGGCCCTATTCCTTTAAGTTTCGGCTCGCGTCAAGGCATCTTCTCTGCCGATCGTTGTCACTGCAAATTATTGGCCGAATCAAGAGCCCTGAGTAACATGGCGACCGTTACCCGCTTGTGATGTGGCTCACAAGGCCCCTGGGCGTGGTAGCACTCGTTTGCTCCTGTAGAAGGAAGATTCGCCATGCCATTCTCTGCACGCCCTCGACGCCTCCGTCGGCTCCTCGCCGCGGGCCTGACGGGCATCATTTCCGCCGCAGCTTTGTCTCCCGCCGGCGCCACCCCCACCGACAACGCTCCCACCTCCGACCTGGATTGCGCAGCTCTGGTCGAGTTCGAATTCGAGAACACCACCATCGAAGCGGTGGAGGCGGTGGCCGCGGGCGAGCTCTCGCACCGTGGCTCCCCGGTTAATGCGCACTGTCTGGTGACCGGACGGATGAACGAGCGCGTCAGCGACGTCGACGGTGAAACCTACGCCATCGGCTTCGAGATGCGACTGCCCCACGACTGGGACGGCCGGTACTTCTACCAGGCCAACGGCGGTCTCGACGGTGCGGTCACCCCTGCACTGGGCGCCGTCGGCGGAAGCGAGAGCGCCCTGCAGCTCGGCATGGCCGTGATCAGCTCCGACGCCGGACACAGCGGCGCGCAGAATCCGACCTTCGGGCTGGATCCGCAGGCACGCCTCGACTACGGCTACCAGGCCGTCGGTACCCTGACCCCGATGGCCCGGCAGCTGATCGAAGACGCCTACGGTGAAGCTCCCGCCTATTCGTACTTCGGCGGCGGGTCCAACGGCGGTCGACACGCCATGGTCGCCGCCTCCCGCTATGCCGAGGACTACGACGGCTTCCTCGCCATCGCCCCCGGGTTCAATCTGCCCCAAGCGGCTACCGCCCAGATCTGGGGTGCGCAACAGTGGATCACCGTGGCCACCGACGAGGCCGACCTGTCCACCGCGCTCACCACGGAAGAGCGCGAGCTGCTCGCCGGGGCTATCTTGGAACAATGTGACGACCTCGACGGGCTCGCCGACGGCATGGTCCAGGCGCAATCAGACTGCCAGGACACCTTCTCGGTCAGCGAGCACGTGCCCACCTGTGAAGCCGATCGCGACGGCACCTGCCTGACCGACGAGCAGAAGGCCGTCGTCACCACGGTCTTCGCCGGTGCCACCACCTCCACCGGTGACCCGATCTACTCTTCTTTCCCGTACGATCCGGGGCTGGCCGATGCGAACTGGGCCGACTGGAAGTTCAACGCACCGATCACCCGTGACTCCGCTGCGCTGGGCTACATCTTCTCCTCGCCGCCCTACGCCCCAGAGTTGCCCCAGCTGCGCGACTTCGTGTTCAGTGTCGATATCGATGAGGCCGATAGCTCCCTCTACGCCTCCAGCGAGGTCTACCAGGAGAGCTCCATGGAGTTCATGACGCCGCCGGATCTCACCTACCAGGATCTGGCAGAGCAGGGCGGCAAAATGATCGTCATGCACGGCGCCTCCGACGGAGTGTTCTCCATGCAGGACACCGCTGACTGGTACGCCCAACTCGAGGGTGCTGCGGCAGAGTCGATCCGCTACTTTGAAATCCCCGGCATGGCCCATGTCCGCGGCGGACCCTCCACCGATCAGCACAACTCGCTGGCCGCCCTGATCTCCTGGGTTGAGGAAGAAAACCGTCCGGAGCAGCTGGCGGCCTGGGTCAACCCGGAGAACGCCTCGCTGCCAGCCGAGTGGTCCACCGAGCGCAGCCGCCCGCTGTGTGCTTACCCCGACGTGGCGTACTACGTTGACGGTGACGTGGAGTCTGCGGACAGCTTCGCCTGTGCAGCCGAGGCGCCGGTCGATCCGGAACCGAGCCCAACCGCGACAGCTGAGCCTAGCCCGACTGATTCAGCCGAATCGACCGACCCGACGGATTCGGCCTCGTCGGATCCCACGGACGATCCGACGGCGACGCCGACACCGACCGAGGCCCCTTCGACGGCGCCGAGTGATCCAGGGGAGCCCTCCGCCACGGACCCCGGCGCTGATGACGTGTCCGCTTCGGACCGCGGCGATCTGGCTGCCACCGGATCCAGCGGCGCACTGATGATGACGGCGCTCGCGGTCCTGCTGCTGGTGGTCGGTGCGGCGATCCTGATCCTGCGGAGGCGCCGCCACGGGCACCATGCCGGCTGAGGCGTCCAGGGGACTCGCCAGATTTTCTGACGTCCGTCCCAGCCCTACATCAGCCTGTGCACACCTTGGTGTTTTTAGACTGGAGTTGCCTCTTCCAAGGTGTGAGTGAGTGAGTACTGCGGGTCGTTGATGAGAAATCATCAACGACCCGCAGTCATGTCTGGGCCCGTTGCTCCCCGCCGGGTGCGCACCCCGAGATCGAGTTTCGTGATCAAGCGGAATATATCGGTGCTGCCGGGCTACTCAACCGCATCGTTGTTTGCTACGTCACTGATTCAGTCCACTCCTTCGACGCCGCCGAACACCTGGCCAATCTCTGGTTAGCCGAGGGAAATGTCAGCGACCAGCTCGGAATCTTTGCGGAGTAGCTCTGGCCCACCGTGGATCGGGCGAAGACCCTATACTCATCCGAACACATTCAGGGCGTGGCGGAAGCGGCCACCGGGCTGAGTGGCGAATTTTTGGAGCACGGCGGCGGGCACCTTAAGCTCACCCACGGGGTGTTCGTGATCGAGCGCGGGCAGGCGATCTTCCGCTACCGAAACTGCCACGTGCAGACCGGACTGCTGGCGGGTTTTGCGGCGTGATTGTCTGCCCTGCAGACGCCCACCGTTCATCGTTCCCACGCTTCTCTCAGGAATCTCACCCTCGTTCTCCAGGTGAACCAATGGTGGTGCTCAGCATCGATCTTTAGAGTGGTAACTACCTCTTCAAGGTGTGAGTGATGAACAGGCAGAGCCCCGACGGTCCATAGACCTCGGGGCTCTGCTCATGCGTGAACCCGGACGCAGGACCATACCGGACTGACGAATCGGCCATCGCCGGACATTGGCAGGCAGTGAACAGCCGAACCCAAGCCCCGTCCCAGGTTCGATTCTTAGAGTAGGTACTACCTCTTCAAGGTGTGAGTGATGAATAGACGGAGCCCCGGTGGTCGATCGACCACCGGGGCTCCGTTCTTGTCCTCACGTGGTTCGGTCAGCGGTCCAGCTGCTGGCGCTTTGAGGAGATGACGCCGGTGTTGAATCCGGCGAGGTTGAGACCACCGTGGAACCGAGCGTGCTCGATCTTCACGCAGCGGTCCATCACGATGTCCATGTCGTAGCTCTCGGCCAGATGGGCGGCGTCC
It includes:
- a CDS encoding phytoene desaturase family protein, with translation MNTLARSPGHVSVVGSGPNGLTAGALLARAGWDVQIFEQSPHPGGAAASTTSIFGDGVVVDQGAAGHPFGVASPAFRELELTNHGLEWLHPEFPMAHPLPDTPAALLRQNLNATASGLGEDKTAWTRLHRGLTEHIGDHVENLLAPMLGWPAHPLRLAGFGPLALPPATVTASMFRTPAAKALFMGSAAHAIAPLQHPFTSAFGALFGALGMTSGWPVARGGTGAVVDALVRVLETHGARLHLNTPVSDLRELPPADAVVLNLTPGQVMQLGGLPDRGLSRGTRRRLSSWRYGTAAYKLDLLLDGPLPWRDERVAGAGTVHVVGSPEDLVAAEREAARGRLARRPFVMVCQQQGADPTRMPSGARAGQTVVWTYAHVPHGYREQRPGEVAELILDQLERFAPGTRDRIVARHEVSPAQLEAWNPNLVGGDIAGGSMTGLQALLRPGLTAEPHRLGEIPGGPRLYLASSSTPPGAGVHGMPGLWASRAVLADHTN
- a CDS encoding tannase/feruloyl esterase family alpha/beta hydrolase; this translates as MPFSARPRRLRRLLAAGLTGIISAAALSPAGATPTDNAPTSDLDCAALVEFEFENTTIEAVEAVAAGELSHRGSPVNAHCLVTGRMNERVSDVDGETYAIGFEMRLPHDWDGRYFYQANGGLDGAVTPALGAVGGSESALQLGMAVISSDAGHSGAQNPTFGLDPQARLDYGYQAVGTLTPMARQLIEDAYGEAPAYSYFGGGSNGGRHAMVAASRYAEDYDGFLAIAPGFNLPQAATAQIWGAQQWITVATDEADLSTALTTEERELLAGAILEQCDDLDGLADGMVQAQSDCQDTFSVSEHVPTCEADRDGTCLTDEQKAVVTTVFAGATTSTGDPIYSSFPYDPGLADANWADWKFNAPITRDSAALGYIFSSPPYAPELPQLRDFVFSVDIDEADSSLYASSEVYQESSMEFMTPPDLTYQDLAEQGGKMIVMHGASDGVFSMQDTADWYAQLEGAAAESIRYFEIPGMAHVRGGPSTDQHNSLAALISWVEEENRPEQLAAWVNPENASLPAEWSTERSRPLCAYPDVAYYVDGDVESADSFACAAEAPVDPEPSPTATAEPSPTDSAESTDPTDSASSDPTDDPTATPTPTEAPSTAPSDPGEPSATDPGADDVSASDRGDLAATGSSGALMMTALAVLLLVVGAAILILRRRRHGHHAG